Proteins found in one Geomonas subterranea genomic segment:
- the yajC gene encoding preprotein translocase subunit YajC — protein sequence MLGLAFAMAAPAQGGAPAGGGMMAQFQGLIPLVFMFAIFYFLLIRPQQKKAKEHRALLDALKKGDQVVTAGGMHGKVTALDDQVVTLEIAPGVNVRINKGYIASVKQD from the coding sequence ATGTTAGGTTTGGCGTTTGCAATGGCTGCTCCCGCGCAGGGCGGCGCGCCGGCGGGCGGAGGGATGATGGCGCAGTTCCAGGGGCTGATTCCCCTGGTCTTCATGTTCGCCATCTTCTACTTCCTGCTCATCAGGCCGCAGCAGAAAAAGGCCAAGGAGCACAGGGCGCTTCTGGACGCGCTCAAAAAAGGCGATCAGGTCGTCACCGCCGGCGGGATGCACGGCAAGGTGACCGCACTGGACGACCAGGTGGTCACCCTGGAGATCGCTCCCGGCGTCAACGTCAGGATCAACAAAGGGTACATTGCGTCTGTGAAGCAGGACTAG